The nucleotide sequence ATGGTCTTGCAGGTATGGCCCAGCAGGCTTTCGGCGTGAGAACCCAGCAGTTCAGTAACTTTACTCATCGTGCAATCCTCCTCAAGGGCAAATTGACAGACACCATGAAAAGACTCTTTTTAATGGGTTATTTTGAGACAGCCGCCGCCTCGGATCAATCGCCAGGCCCGCTCCGCTGGCGGCAAACCGTCTTGATAGACGCTTGGACCGCAGCCGCGAATAATGAGTCCGGCTTTGATGGCGACCGCGTAGAAGCTATACTGATTGCAGCATTCGTTGTCGTTCCATCATAACTATTCGCAAAGAGAGGATCCGTTTATGGCGCAACTCAAACCCGGTGTCGTTACTGGCAAAGACTATTTGACCTTGGTTGCCGCCGCCAAAGCGGGCGGCTATGCCCTGCCCGCGGTCAACGTCAGCAGCAGTAGCACCGTCAACGCGGTGCTGGAAGCCGCCGCCAAGAATCAGGCCGACGTCATCGTCCAGCTCTCCAACGGCGGCGCTCAGTTCTATGCCGGACAAGGCATGAAAGACGGTTTCAAGGCCAAGGTATTGGGTGGCGTCTCGGCCGCCCAGCACGTACATTTGTTGGCCGAGCAGTACGGCGTGTGCGTGGTGCTGCACACCGATCACGCCAACAAAGGGCTGATTCCGTGGGTCGAAGCGCTGCTGGATCACGGCGAGGCCTTTTTCAAACAGCACGGCAAGCCGCTGTTCAGCTCGCACATGCTGGACCTGTCGGAAGAATCGATGGAGTTCAACCTGAACGAGTGCGCTCGCATCCTCAAGCGCATGGCGCCTTTGAACATGAGCCTGGAAATCGAACTGGGCGTCACCGGCGGCGAGGAAGACGGCATCGGCAAGGAAATGGATGAAAGCGCCGATAACTCCCACCTCTACACTCAGCCCGAAGACGTGCTACAAGCCTATGACCGGCTGTCGCCCATCGGCCATTTCTCGGTCGCCGCTTCCTTCGGCAACGTCCACGGCGTCTACAAACCCGGCAACGTCAAGCTGCGGCCGGAAATCCTCAAGAACTCCCAGGCCTTGATCGAACAGCGGCACAAGACCGCCACCAAGCCACTCAATCTGGTATTCCACGGCGGTTCGGGTTCGGAGAAGGACAAGATCACTGAAGCGGTCGGTTACGGCGTGTTCAAGATGAACATCGACACCGACTTGCAATTCGCCTATTCGGAAGCCATCGGCAAATTCGTCACCGATAACCCCAAGGCTTTCCTGTATCAGGTCGATCCCGAAACCGACAAGCCCTACAAGAAGTACTACGATCCGCGTAAATATCTGCGCGCGGCGGAAGAGAACATGATCGCCCGGCTGAATGAAGCCTTTCAGGATTTGGGTTCGAAAGGGAAATCCCTGGCCGCGTAAACTTCCGATCACGGCGGCGGGCGCGCTTCGGGCGTTCCGCCCGCTCTCTTGCAACGCCCTCTCCCGCCAGGGAAGGGAGCGTCGTCAAGATGGCGCGGCTAGCGAGAGGCTTCGCTATCCATCAACCGCGCCATCTTCTCCGCATCCGGCGCCAGCACCACCCCGCGTTCCGTTATCAGCGCATCGACCAACGCCGCCGGAGTCACGTCGAACGATGGATTCCAGACCTCTGCTCCAGCCGCCGCCACCGGCTGTCCACCCAGCGCCAGCAGTTCCTCGGCGGCGCGTTGCTCGATGGGAATAACCGCCCCGTCGCCGACGCTCAGATCCACGGTCGAGGCCGGCGCCACCACCATGAACCGCACGCCGTGATGGCGAGCGGCCACCGCCAGATAATAAGTACCGATCTTGTTGGCGACATCGCCGTTGGCCGCAATCCGGTCGGCCCCGACAATGACCCAGCGCACTCGGCCCTGCCGCATTAAGGCGCCCGCCGCCGCATCCGCCAGCAGCGTCACCGGAATGCCGTCCTGTAGCAGCTCCCAAGCGGTCAGCCTCGCGCCTTGCAACCAGGGCCGGGTTTCGTCGGCGTAAACCCGCTCGATCAACCCCGCCGCATAGCCTTCACGAATCACCCCCAGCGCCGTGCCGTAACCGCCGGTCGCCAGCGCACCGGCATTACAATGGGTCAATACCGCGCCGCGTTCGCCCAGCAGCGCCGCGCCCAGCCGCCCCATGCAGCGGTTGGCGGCGATATCTTCCTGGTGAATCGCTCGCGCTTCGGCCAGCAGTCGCTCCACCGGACCAGCGGGCTGTTCCTCCATCACCCGTTCCATCCGCCGTAACGCCCAGAACAGGTTGACGGCTGTCGGGCGGGCGGCCGCCAGCAGCGCCAGGTCCTTAGCGATCAGCGCACGCCAGCGTTTCGGGTCGCGGGCATGACAATCCCTGGCCGCCAGCACCACCCCATAAGCGGCGGTGATACCGATGGCCGGCGCACCGCGCACCACCATCTCGCGGATGGCTTGGGCTACCGCCGCCGCCGTCGAGAACCGCTGATAGCGCAACGTTCCTGGCAGCAGACGTTGGTCCAGCAATTCGAGCGCTTGTTCATGCCAGACAATGGCGCGCACGCGATCATATTCGAATGACATCGGAAGCTCGATTGGGCAATTTTTGAAAAAAGACTAAAATATAATGGGTGTTGCAATCTTACGACACGACCGGCCAAGGGGCCGAAAATGCAAAAATATCTTGCCAAAATGCTTAGATAGCGCGCAAAATTAAGCCATTTATTGCTGAAACAACATTTTTTGCAATTCTGACACAACGTTGTATCATTACGCATTATGGCCGGCTGGCTTGCGACTTTCGGCACCCAAATGCCGGGTAAACTGGCCGGGTGAATCATCATCGCGGTTTGACCGACTCCGGTTCCTGCCGCGACCCGAGTTTGACAACGTGTCGCGCACAGAAATTCTTGGTGCCTATTGGGAGAGTATATCGATGAAACTGAAACTCCATAAGCTTGGCTTGGGCTTGGCTGCCTCGGTGATGCTGTTTGCTGCCCTGCCCGCCCATGCGATCAACAAGTATGGTTGCATCTACGCCGTCGATCCTTGGGACAAGATCGTGAAGGATCCCTACGGTCGCTGCATCCGCACTCCGTGGTGGACCGCCGAAAAGGATGTCCCCGAATGCGGGGGCGCCGTGGCGGTTGAACCCGCTCCGCCGCAGTGTGAAAAAATCACTCTCGGCACCGATACCCTGTTCGATTTCGATCGCTCCGAGCTGAAGCCGCGGGGCCGCGCCAG is from Candidatus Competibacteraceae bacterium and encodes:
- a CDS encoding OmpA family protein, whose protein sequence is MKLKLHKLGLGLAASVMLFAALPAHAINKYGCIYAVDPWDKIVKDPYGRCIRTPWWTAEKDVPECGGAVAVEPAPPQCEKITLGTDTLFDFDRSELKPRGRARLDQLASDITRAERVSTVKIVGHTDAKGTDAYNMRLGQRRADTVASYLVSRNIPTGKVRTSSMGESQPVAPNTLPNGRDNPEGRAQNRRVEITTLTEMCRE
- the fbaA gene encoding class II fructose-bisphosphate aldolase — protein: MAQLKPGVVTGKDYLTLVAAAKAGGYALPAVNVSSSSTVNAVLEAAAKNQADVIVQLSNGGAQFYAGQGMKDGFKAKVLGGVSAAQHVHLLAEQYGVCVVLHTDHANKGLIPWVEALLDHGEAFFKQHGKPLFSSHMLDLSEESMEFNLNECARILKRMAPLNMSLEIELGVTGGEEDGIGKEMDESADNSHLYTQPEDVLQAYDRLSPIGHFSVAASFGNVHGVYKPGNVKLRPEILKNSQALIEQRHKTATKPLNLVFHGGSGSEKDKITEAVGYGVFKMNIDTDLQFAYSEAIGKFVTDNPKAFLYQVDPETDKPYKKYYDPRKYLRAAEENMIARLNEAFQDLGSKGKSLAA
- the mtnA gene encoding S-methyl-5-thioribose-1-phosphate isomerase, translated to MSFEYDRVRAIVWHEQALELLDQRLLPGTLRYQRFSTAAAVAQAIREMVVRGAPAIGITAAYGVVLAARDCHARDPKRWRALIAKDLALLAAARPTAVNLFWALRRMERVMEEQPAGPVERLLAEARAIHQEDIAANRCMGRLGAALLGERGAVLTHCNAGALATGGYGTALGVIREGYAAGLIERVYADETRPWLQGARLTAWELLQDGIPVTLLADAAAGALMRQGRVRWVIVGADRIAANGDVANKIGTYYLAVAARHHGVRFMVVAPASTVDLSVGDGAVIPIEQRAAEELLALGGQPVAAAGAEVWNPSFDVTPAALVDALITERGVVLAPDAEKMARLMDSEASR